From Leptotrichia wadei, one genomic window encodes:
- a CDS encoding GNAT family N-acetyltransferase yields the protein MESKNLRKLLDEYEEIDIIEMLKNFKSIRTSGIKNDIEVFLQEKAIKFEKSSISSTYIVFSKNNEILGYFTIANRSLVIPKENFEVLSKTQQKKLGNSAAILRNGDLMTSSFLLGQLGKNYSDGVKNLISGRELLTFAYNLFLKIKELINVKYIWLECQNEVKIISFYQNFGFKMLESMTSEEGLKVMIMELK from the coding sequence TTGGAGAGTAAGAATTTACGTAAATTACTAGATGAGTATGAAGAAATTGATATAATTGAAATGCTTAAAAATTTTAAGAGTATAAGAACTTCTGGTATAAAAAATGATATAGAAGTTTTTTTACAAGAAAAAGCAATAAAATTTGAAAAATCTTCTATTTCTTCAACATATATTGTATTTTCTAAAAATAATGAAATTTTAGGATATTTTACAATAGCAAATAGAAGTTTGGTTATTCCAAAAGAAAATTTTGAGGTTTTATCTAAAACTCAGCAGAAAAAATTAGGAAATAGTGCTGCAATATTGAGAAATGGTGACCTGATGACAAGCAGTTTTCTATTAGGTCAATTGGGTAAAAATTATTCAGATGGTGTAAAAAACTTGATATCAGGTAGAGAACTTCTTACGTTTGCATATAATCTTTTTTTAAAAATAAAAGAACTTATAAATGTAAAATATATATGGCTTGAATGTCAAAATGAAGTGAAAATTATTTCATTTTATCAGAATTTTGGATTTAAGATGTTGGAAAGTATGACTTCTGAAGAAGGATTAAAAGTTATGATAATGGAATTGAAATAA
- a CDS encoding saccharopine dehydrogenase family protein: MIASRTKAKCDEIKERIEKSKYAGRIEIQTAQVDANNVPELVTLINEYKPDIVINVALPYQDLTIMDACLETKTDYLDTANYEPLDTAKFEYKWQWAYKEKFEKAGITAILGSGFDPGVTGVFSAYAQKHYFDEINYIDILDANAGDHGYPFATNFNPEINIREVTANGSYWEDGKWVETKPMEIKRVYDFPQIGEKDMYYCTMKN, encoded by the coding sequence ATGATAGCTAGTCGTACAAAGGCAAAATGTGATGAAATTAAAGAAAGGATTGAAAAAAGCAAATATGCTGGAAGAATTGAAATTCAGACTGCACAGGTAGATGCTAATAATGTGCCTGAATTGGTAACGCTTATTAATGAATATAAGCCTGACATTGTGATAAATGTGGCTTTGCCGTATCAAGATTTGACAATTATGGATGCTTGTCTAGAAACTAAGACTGATTATTTGGATACAGCGAACTATGAGCCGTTAGATACTGCCAAATTTGAGTATAAATGGCAATGGGCTTATAAGGAAAAATTTGAAAAAGCTGGAATTACGGCTATTTTGGGAAGTGGATTTGATCCAGGTGTTACTGGAGTATTTTCAGCTTATGCACAAAAGCATTACTTCGATGAAATAAATTATATTGATATTCTTGATGCAAATGCTGGAGATCACGGTTATCCGTTTGCAACAAACTTTAATCCTGAAATTAATATTAGGGAAGTTACAGCTAATGGAAGTTACTGGGAAGATGGAAAATGGGTGGAAACAAAGCCTATGGAAATTAAACGGGTATATGATTTTCCACAAATTGGTGAAAAAGATATGTACTATTGCACCATGAAGAATTAG
- a CDS encoding saccharopine dehydrogenase family protein translates to MHHEELESLALNIKGIKRIRFFMTFGQSYLTHLKVLENVGMTSIEPIEFEGKQIVPLQFLTAVLPDPASLGPRTKGKTNIGNIFRGKKDGVEKTYYVYNVCDHQECYKEVSSQAISYTTGVPAMIGAAMVLTGEWKKPGVFNVEEMNPDPFMDALNKFGLPWIENFDPALVD, encoded by the coding sequence TTGCACCATGAAGAATTAGAATCGCTTGCATTAAATATAAAAGGGATTAAAAGAATTAGATTTTTTATGACTTTTGGGCAAAGTTATTTGACTCATCTAAAAGTGCTTGAAAATGTTGGAATGACATCAATTGAGCCAATAGAATTTGAAGGAAAGCAAATTGTACCGCTACAATTTTTGACAGCAGTATTGCCTGATCCAGCTTCGCTTGGGCCTAGAACAAAAGGTAAAACTAATATCGGAAATATTTTTAGAGGTAAAAAAGATGGAGTTGAAAAAACTTATTATGTTTATAATGTTTGTGACCATCAAGAATGTTATAAAGAAGTCAGCTCACAAGCTATTTCCTATACAACAGGAGTTCCTGCAATGATTGGAGCTGCAATGGTACTTACAGGTGAATGGAAAAAGCCAGGAGTATTTAATGTGGAAGAAATGAATCCAGATCCATTTATGGATGCGTTAAACAAGTTTGGACTTCCATGGATTGAAAACTTTGATCCTGCATTAGTTGATTAG